A single Struthio camelus isolate bStrCam1 chromosome 6, bStrCam1.hap1, whole genome shotgun sequence DNA region contains:
- the MREG gene encoding melanoregulin, translated as MGLGAWLRSLSACCCGCCGGGEAAAPEKEPLLSNNNPYASFGATLARDEEQNLWSTPHDVTHTEADDDRVLYNMIVVRNQLDTDSEEWQKLNYDIYTLRQTRKEVRSRWKHILEDLGFQKEADSLLSVTKLSIISDSQNMGKAREILLKLSEETNIFPTSWELSERYLFVVDRLIALDAADEFFKMASVVYPKRPSGERVDDSQKATQCISVMP; from the exons atggggctgggggcctggcTGCGCTCGCTGAGCGcctgctgctgcggctgctgcggcggcggcgaggctgcGGCGCCCGAGAAGGAGCCTCTGCTGAG CAACAACAACCCGTACGCCTCCTTCGGGGCCACGCTGGCGCGGGACGAGGAGCAGAACCTGTGGAGCACCCCCCACGACGTGACCCACACCGAGGCGGACGACGACCGCGTGCTCTACAACATGATCGTGGTCAGGAACCAGCTGGACACAGACTCGGAG GAATGGCAAAAGCTCAACTACGATATTTATACCTTACGACAAACCCGAAAAGAAGTGAGAAGCAGGTGGAAACACATTTTGGAAGATTTAG GTTTCCAGAAGGAAGCAGACTCCCTATTATCGGTAACCAAACTCAGCATTATCAGTGATTCTCAGAACATGGGCAAAGCCCGGGAGATCCTGCTAAAGCTCTCCGAAGAGACAAACATCTTCCCAACCAGCTGGGAGCTTTCTGAGCGGTACCTTTTCGTGGTG GATCGGCTTATAGCCCTTGATGCTGCAGATGAATTCTTCAAGATGGCCAGTGTGGTGTATCCCAAGAGACCCAGTGGGGAAAGAGTGGATGACAGTCAGAAGGCAACACAATGCATCTCTGTGATGCCCTGA